A genomic segment from Coccinella septempunctata chromosome 3, icCocSept1.1, whole genome shotgun sequence encodes:
- the LOC123310081 gene encoding oocyte zinc finger protein XlCOF22-like, giving the protein MNMNKINIHSNDMVEVKKEPLEELENDFINFSESDLRINLPIPFKEEPDAENDGSTENFLNDVCAAVNANIAEISADLIDANDKQLNEARKQMEALQKALNTGKLRMPISMSRNRRKESIDKPTTSTEKADVDKTEMVKSYDSDIDSDDDLLKCMVCKRIFNDQLSLEDHIRSFSPSCCACGKTFRDNSQLNIHHRKHTGEKPYSCKECKKQFSIKGNLHKHMRTHTGERRFECKVCKKKFFQFAHLDDHIKTHTGERPFNCDECHSAFKTKSLLNKHKKNHDENFVRKRCVRCRICFKVMKTSKQLYGHMKTHSEEKEPFKCEVCGKVYKSLFYLQGHQRMHEGIKPYKCSVCEKSFVMSSQLRRHENTHAGLKPFECSICSRAFAVMQNLKRHLLTHTGDKPYACEICGKGFLTFENMNRHTRTHTGEKPFPCDICGRRFAHSTTVKEHQRTHTGDKPFGCSICNKRFAMNKVLFKHMRTRHPEFNETFEKVNDIPIQVRSQVAHNFDKDEYQEPEYIKTADIFRNLVKEEHDEEDDKPLIYLRSHSNKIHMKGAFDAHVKKNIDDEEEEEEEKPLVNIVDSVL; this is encoded by the exons ATGAACatgaataaaataaacataCATTCGAACGACATGGTTGAAGTGAAGAAAGAACCTCTGGAAGAATTAGAAAATGATTTTATCAACTTTTCAGAAAGTGATCTTCGCATTAATCTTCCTATTCCATTCAAGGAAGAACCAGATGCTGAGAATGATGGatcaactgaaaattttttaaatgatGTATGTGCTGCAGTTAATGCAAATATTGCTGAAATAAGTGCGGATTTAATTGATGCAAATGATAAACAATTAAATGAAGCAAGAAAACAAATGGAGGCCTTACAAAAGGCTCTCAACACTGGAAAATTGAGGATGCCAATTTCCATGAGTAGGAACAGAAGGAAAGAATCTATTGATAAACCTACTACCTCTACAGAAAAGGCtgatgttgataaaactgaaatGGTTAAAAGTTATGATTCTGATATTGATAGTGATGATGATTTATTGAAGTGTATGGTGTGTAAGAGGATTTTCAATGATCAATTGTCTTTAGAAGATCATATTAGATCATTTAGTCCCTCTTGCTGTGCATGTGGTAAAACTTTTAGAGACAATTCACAATTAAATATTCATCATCGTAAACATACTGGTGAGAAACCTTATTCATGCAAAGAATGTAAAAAGCAGTTCTCAATTAAAGGGAATTTACACAAGCATATGAGAACTCATACTGGTGAAAGGAGATTTGAATGTAAAGTctgcaaaaagaaattttttcaatttgcaCATTTGGATGATCATATTAAAACTCATACTG GTGAAAGACCATTTAATTGTGATGAATGTCACAGTGCTTTCAAAACTAAATCACTCCTCAAtaaacacaaaaaaaatcatgatGAGAATTTTGTTCGGAAAAGATGTGTTAGATGTCGTATTTGCTTCAAAGTAATGAAGACTAGTAAACAGCTTTATGGTCACATGAAGACACATTCCGAGGAGAAAGAACCATTCAAGTGTGAAGTCTGCGGAAAAGTTTATAAAAGCTTATTTTATCTGCAAGGTCATCAGAGAATGCATGAGGGAATCAAACCATACAAATGTAGTGTTTGCGAAAAATCCTTCGTTATGTCTAGCCAGTTGAGAAGACACGAAAATACTCATGCAG gtttGAAACCTTTCGAATGCAGCATATGCTCAAGAGCCTTTGCTGTTATGCAGAACCTGAAGAGGCATTTATTAACTCACACTGGTGATAAACCTTACGCCTGTGAAATATGTGGTAAAGGTTTTTTGACTTTCGAAAATATGAATCGACACACTAGAACTCATACAGGAGAGAAACCATTTCCTTGTGATATATGTGGTAGGAGATTTGCACATAGCACAACTGTTAAAGAGCATCAAAGAACACACACTGGTGATAAGCCTTTTGGGTGCAGCATATGCAATAAACGATTTGCAATGAATAAAGTACTCTTCAAGCACATGAGAACGAGGCATCCGGAGTTCAATGAAACATTCGAAAAG GTTAACGATATTCCAATTCAAGTTAGGTCGCAAGTTGCTCATAACTTCGATAAGGACGAGTATCAAGAACCAGAATATATCAAAACTGCTGacatatttcgaaatttagtGAAAGAAGAACATgatgaagaagatgacaaaCCCCTCATTTATTTGAGATCGCattccaataaaatacatatgAAAGGTGCATTTGATGCACATGTTAAAAAAAACATCgatgatgaagaagaagaagaagaagaaaaaccaTTAGTTAATATTGTTGATTCAGTTTTGTAG